One Pseudochaenichthys georgianus chromosome 7, fPseGeo1.2, whole genome shotgun sequence DNA segment encodes these proteins:
- the fgd1 gene encoding FYVE, RhoGEF and PH domain-containing protein 1 isoform X2 — MTGFVFCCAMYMDRSSLTRGPSSSSSPSLLAKGLSLETSCSPCGHQGALDADAPQQLSSDPGPSSFSSDPASLERGAELTVRRGSANGLLLVNDTGPPELPATTITPTSKSRPPLPGPKPQVPPKPPHLQQQAGVSRPRPRVPDKPLPPPPPCRPLPADPRGGRSPPCRSDGTDSPNCVLSLIEKFEREQIIVVPDITGGALCRLPDTSSSSSSRPSSPPSSSPAAPPPPEKEPPSEVKGLDDITLGGEAEEEEEEGDADLHDEDDDDDDEELAAACREDVHQKRLSMESGYSASEKHLEDDVVAVEMREQQPAQLDQSELPSERLSLPSSQTEGKLANRDSGIDSISSPSHSEELCFAGVDDGGVAYPCSPALLPRLSSSSSYAGEGEEGEARGGARRRRDFSEEGDSDLEEEEEGELTLVLPPPKTDRQDSVELSVQQRVFNIANELLHTEIGYVSKLHLLDQVFCARLLEEARSRSSFPCDVVQGIFSNICSIYCFHQQFLLPALQKRMEEWESNPRIGDILQKLAPFLKMYGEYVKNFDRAMELVNIWMERSAQFKAIVQEIQREERCGNLTLQHHMLEPVQRIPRYELLLKDYMHRLPEDAPDHRDAQKSLELIATAAEHSNAAIRKMERMRKLLKVYELLGGEEDIVNPTNELIKEGHILKLSNKNGTTQDRYLILFNDRLLYCVPKLRLIGQKYGVRARIDVDGMELKETSSAAVPRTFLVSGKQRSLELQARTEEEKKDWIQAIQATIQRHEQTMESFRHLNCSLRDDESTPPHSPSCVELGKRAPTPIREKEVTLCMKCQEPFNSITKRRHHCKACGHVVCGKCSEFRARLSYDNNRTNRVCIDCHAMLVGASPSPALLSSSSSQRRRSILEKQASLAAEHSVICSFLHHMEKGSGRGWQKAWFVVPENEPLVLYIYGAPQDVKAQRSVPLIGFEVSLPESCDRLERRHAFKISQSHLTLFFSADCEELQRRWIDVLLRAGRGEEPQVHRPIVESVEEEGEELATVAEDENT; from the exons ATGACCGGATTTGTGTTTTGCTGCGCGATGTACATGGACAGAAGCAGCCTGACCAGAG gtccctcctcctcctccagcccCAGTCTGCTGGCTAAAGGTCTCTCTCTGGAGACGTCCTGCTCTCCGTGCGGCCACCAGGGGGCGCTGGACGCCGACGCTCCCCAGCAGCTGAGCTCCGACCCAGGGCCCAGCTCCTTCTCCTCAGACCCCGCCTCCCTGGAGCGAGGGGCGGAGCTAACAGTGCGCCGCGGCTCCGCTAACGGGCTCCTGCTGGTCAACGACACGGGGCCTCCGGAGCTACCAGCTACCACAATAACACCAACGAGCAAGAGCAGGCCGCCGCTGCCCGGACCCAAACCTCAGG TTCCCCCGAAGCCCCCCCACCTCCAGCAGCAGGCGGGGGTGTCCAGGCCCCGCCCCCGGGTCCCAGATAAGCCCCTCCCACCTCCCCCGCCCTGCAGGCCCCTCCCTGCTGACCCTCGGGGGGGCAGGTCTCCGCCCTGTCGCTCTGATGGCACCGACTCCCCCAACTGCGTCCTGTCACTCATCGAGAAGTTTGAGCG tgagcAGATAATCGTGGTTCCTGACATCACCGGGGGGGCTCTGTGTCGCCTGCCagacacctcctcctcctcttcctcacgtcCTTCATCACCACCGTCCTCCTCACCTGCGGCCCCTCCCCCACCTGAAAAGGAACCGCCCTCTGAGGTCAAAGGTCTCGATGACATCACACTGGGGGGAGAGgctgaagaagaggaggaggagggagacgcCGACCTGCACGATGAAGACGACGATGACGACGATGAAGAGTTGGCGGCGGCGTGTCGTGAAGACGTCCATCAGAAGCGTCTCTCCATGGAGTCGGGTTACAGCGCCTCGGAGAAACACCTGGAGGACGACGTGGTCGCCGTGGAGATGAGGGAGCAACAGCCGGCTCagctcgaccaatcagagctccccTCAGAGCGCTTGTCCCTCCCCTCCTCACAGACAGAGGGAAAACTGGCCAATCGGGACAGCGGCATCGACAGCATCAGTTCGCCGTCGCACAGCGAAGAGCTCTGTTTCGCCGGAGTGGACGATGGGGGCGTGGCCTATCCCTGTAGCCCCGCCCTCTTGCCCCGTCTCTCAAGCTCCTCCTCTTACGCGGGGGAGGGGGAAGAGGGGGAGGCGAGGGGCGGAGCCAGGAGGAGGCGGGACTTCTCTGAGGAGGGAGACAGCgacctggaggaggaggaggagggcgaGCTGACTCTGGTGCTGCCCCCCCCcaaaacagacagacaggactCTGTGGAG CTGTCTGTCCAGCAGAGGGTCTTCAACATCGCCAACGAGCTGCTGCACACAGAGATCGGCTACGTCTCCAAACTCCACCTCCTGGACCAG GTCTTCTGTGCTCGTCTCCTGGAGGAGGCGCGCTCTCGCTCCTCCTTCCCCTGCGACGTGGTTCAGGGAATCTTCTCCAACATCTGCTCCATCTACTGCTTCCACCAGCAGTTCCTCCTGCCGGCGCTGCAGAAACGCATGGAGGAGTG GGAATCGAACCCTCGTATCGGGGACATCCTTCAGAAGCTGGCTCCCTTTCTGAAGATGTACGGAGAGTACGTGAAGAACTTTGACCGAGCCATGGAGCTGGTGAACATCTGGATGGAGAGATCGGCGCAGTTCAAGGCCATCGTGCAGGagatccag agggaGGAGCGCTGTGGGAACCTGACTCTGCAGCATCACATGTTGGAGCCGGTCCAGAGGATCCCTCGCTACGAGCTGCTGCTCAAAGACTATATGCACCGCCTGCCGGAGGACGCCCCGGACCACCGGGACGCCCAGA AGTCTCTGGAGCTGATCGCCACCGCAGCAGAACACTCCAACGCCGCCATCAGGAAGatg GAGCGGATGAGGAAGCTGCTGAAGGTGTACGAGCTGCTGGGAGGAGAAGAAGACATCGTTAACCCGACTAACGAGCTCATCAAAGAAGGACACATCCTCAAACTGTCCAACAAGAACGGCACCACGCAGGACCGATACCTCATCCTG TTTAACGACAGGTTGCTGTACTGCGTCCCGAAGCTGCGTCTGATTGGTCAGAAGTACGGCGTCCGTGCTCGCATCGATGTGGACGGGATGGAG ctgaaggAGACCAGCAGCGCTGCAGTACCTCGGACGTTCCTGGTTTCTGGAAAACAAAGATCTCTGGAGCTGCAggccag gacggaggaggagaagaaagactgGATTCAG GCCATCCAGGCGACCATCCAGAGACACGAGCAGACGATGGAGAGCTTCAGACATCTCAACTGTTCTCTACGAGACGACGAGTCCACGCCGCCTCACTCCCCG AGCTGTGTGGAGCTGGGGAAGCGGGCTCCGACCCCCATCAGAGAGAAGGAGGTGACTCTGTGTATGAAATGTCAGGAGCCGTTCAACTCCATCACCAAGAGACGGCACCACTGCAAGGCCTGCGGACAC GTGGTTTGTGGGAAATGTTCAGAGTTTCGTGCTCGCCTTTCGTATGACAACAACCGCACCAACCGTGTTTGCATCGACTGCCATGCCATGCTGGTGGGGGCGTCGCCGTCGCCCGCCCTgctgagcagcagcagcagccagagGAGGCGCTCCATCCTGGAG AAACAGGCCTCCCTGGCAGCGGAGCACAGTGTGATTTGTAGTTTTTTGCACCACATGGAGAAAGGGAGTGGGCGAGGATGGCAGAAAGCCTGGTTCGTCGTCCCGGAGAACGAGCCGCTGGTGCTCTACATCTACGGAGCTCCACAG GATGTGAAGGCGCAGCGCAGCGTTCCTCTGATTGGCTTTGAGGTCTCCCTCCCCGAGTCATGTGACCGCCTCGAGCGCCGCCACGCCTTCAAGATCTCCCAGAGTCACCTGACGCTGTTCTTCAGCGCCGACTGTGAGGAGCTGCAGCGACGGTGGATCGACGTCCTGCTGCGCGCCGGGAGGGGGGAGGAGCCTCAGGTGCATCGGCCAATCGTGGAGAgcgtggaggaggagggggaggagcttgcgACCGTAGCAGAGGACGAGAACACGTGA
- the fgd1 gene encoding FYVE, RhoGEF and PH domain-containing protein 1 isoform X1: MQPSFSTQFSTMRFSYHLNTSPPTAPPHSSASPRTGPSSSSSPSLLAKGLSLETSCSPCGHQGALDADAPQQLSSDPGPSSFSSDPASLERGAELTVRRGSANGLLLVNDTGPPELPATTITPTSKSRPPLPGPKPQVPPKPPHLQQQAGVSRPRPRVPDKPLPPPPPCRPLPADPRGGRSPPCRSDGTDSPNCVLSLIEKFEREQIIVVPDITGGALCRLPDTSSSSSSRPSSPPSSSPAAPPPPEKEPPSEVKGLDDITLGGEAEEEEEEGDADLHDEDDDDDDEELAAACREDVHQKRLSMESGYSASEKHLEDDVVAVEMREQQPAQLDQSELPSERLSLPSSQTEGKLANRDSGIDSISSPSHSEELCFAGVDDGGVAYPCSPALLPRLSSSSSYAGEGEEGEARGGARRRRDFSEEGDSDLEEEEEGELTLVLPPPKTDRQDSVELSVQQRVFNIANELLHTEIGYVSKLHLLDQVFCARLLEEARSRSSFPCDVVQGIFSNICSIYCFHQQFLLPALQKRMEEWESNPRIGDILQKLAPFLKMYGEYVKNFDRAMELVNIWMERSAQFKAIVQEIQREERCGNLTLQHHMLEPVQRIPRYELLLKDYMHRLPEDAPDHRDAQKSLELIATAAEHSNAAIRKMERMRKLLKVYELLGGEEDIVNPTNELIKEGHILKLSNKNGTTQDRYLILFNDRLLYCVPKLRLIGQKYGVRARIDVDGMELKETSSAAVPRTFLVSGKQRSLELQARTEEEKKDWIQAIQATIQRHEQTMESFRHLNCSLRDDESTPPHSPSCVELGKRAPTPIREKEVTLCMKCQEPFNSITKRRHHCKACGHVVCGKCSEFRARLSYDNNRTNRVCIDCHAMLVGASPSPALLSSSSSQRRRSILEKQASLAAEHSVICSFLHHMEKGSGRGWQKAWFVVPENEPLVLYIYGAPQDVKAQRSVPLIGFEVSLPESCDRLERRHAFKISQSHLTLFFSADCEELQRRWIDVLLRAGRGEEPQVHRPIVESVEEEGEELATVAEDENT; encoded by the exons ATGCAGCCCTCCTTCTCCACTCAGTTCAGCACCATGAGGTTCTCCTACCACCTGAACACCTCCCCACCCACTGCCCCCCCACACAGCAGCGCCTCCCCCAGGACAG gtccctcctcctcctccagcccCAGTCTGCTGGCTAAAGGTCTCTCTCTGGAGACGTCCTGCTCTCCGTGCGGCCACCAGGGGGCGCTGGACGCCGACGCTCCCCAGCAGCTGAGCTCCGACCCAGGGCCCAGCTCCTTCTCCTCAGACCCCGCCTCCCTGGAGCGAGGGGCGGAGCTAACAGTGCGCCGCGGCTCCGCTAACGGGCTCCTGCTGGTCAACGACACGGGGCCTCCGGAGCTACCAGCTACCACAATAACACCAACGAGCAAGAGCAGGCCGCCGCTGCCCGGACCCAAACCTCAGG TTCCCCCGAAGCCCCCCCACCTCCAGCAGCAGGCGGGGGTGTCCAGGCCCCGCCCCCGGGTCCCAGATAAGCCCCTCCCACCTCCCCCGCCCTGCAGGCCCCTCCCTGCTGACCCTCGGGGGGGCAGGTCTCCGCCCTGTCGCTCTGATGGCACCGACTCCCCCAACTGCGTCCTGTCACTCATCGAGAAGTTTGAGCG tgagcAGATAATCGTGGTTCCTGACATCACCGGGGGGGCTCTGTGTCGCCTGCCagacacctcctcctcctcttcctcacgtcCTTCATCACCACCGTCCTCCTCACCTGCGGCCCCTCCCCCACCTGAAAAGGAACCGCCCTCTGAGGTCAAAGGTCTCGATGACATCACACTGGGGGGAGAGgctgaagaagaggaggaggagggagacgcCGACCTGCACGATGAAGACGACGATGACGACGATGAAGAGTTGGCGGCGGCGTGTCGTGAAGACGTCCATCAGAAGCGTCTCTCCATGGAGTCGGGTTACAGCGCCTCGGAGAAACACCTGGAGGACGACGTGGTCGCCGTGGAGATGAGGGAGCAACAGCCGGCTCagctcgaccaatcagagctccccTCAGAGCGCTTGTCCCTCCCCTCCTCACAGACAGAGGGAAAACTGGCCAATCGGGACAGCGGCATCGACAGCATCAGTTCGCCGTCGCACAGCGAAGAGCTCTGTTTCGCCGGAGTGGACGATGGGGGCGTGGCCTATCCCTGTAGCCCCGCCCTCTTGCCCCGTCTCTCAAGCTCCTCCTCTTACGCGGGGGAGGGGGAAGAGGGGGAGGCGAGGGGCGGAGCCAGGAGGAGGCGGGACTTCTCTGAGGAGGGAGACAGCgacctggaggaggaggaggagggcgaGCTGACTCTGGTGCTGCCCCCCCCcaaaacagacagacaggactCTGTGGAG CTGTCTGTCCAGCAGAGGGTCTTCAACATCGCCAACGAGCTGCTGCACACAGAGATCGGCTACGTCTCCAAACTCCACCTCCTGGACCAG GTCTTCTGTGCTCGTCTCCTGGAGGAGGCGCGCTCTCGCTCCTCCTTCCCCTGCGACGTGGTTCAGGGAATCTTCTCCAACATCTGCTCCATCTACTGCTTCCACCAGCAGTTCCTCCTGCCGGCGCTGCAGAAACGCATGGAGGAGTG GGAATCGAACCCTCGTATCGGGGACATCCTTCAGAAGCTGGCTCCCTTTCTGAAGATGTACGGAGAGTACGTGAAGAACTTTGACCGAGCCATGGAGCTGGTGAACATCTGGATGGAGAGATCGGCGCAGTTCAAGGCCATCGTGCAGGagatccag agggaGGAGCGCTGTGGGAACCTGACTCTGCAGCATCACATGTTGGAGCCGGTCCAGAGGATCCCTCGCTACGAGCTGCTGCTCAAAGACTATATGCACCGCCTGCCGGAGGACGCCCCGGACCACCGGGACGCCCAGA AGTCTCTGGAGCTGATCGCCACCGCAGCAGAACACTCCAACGCCGCCATCAGGAAGatg GAGCGGATGAGGAAGCTGCTGAAGGTGTACGAGCTGCTGGGAGGAGAAGAAGACATCGTTAACCCGACTAACGAGCTCATCAAAGAAGGACACATCCTCAAACTGTCCAACAAGAACGGCACCACGCAGGACCGATACCTCATCCTG TTTAACGACAGGTTGCTGTACTGCGTCCCGAAGCTGCGTCTGATTGGTCAGAAGTACGGCGTCCGTGCTCGCATCGATGTGGACGGGATGGAG ctgaaggAGACCAGCAGCGCTGCAGTACCTCGGACGTTCCTGGTTTCTGGAAAACAAAGATCTCTGGAGCTGCAggccag gacggaggaggagaagaaagactgGATTCAG GCCATCCAGGCGACCATCCAGAGACACGAGCAGACGATGGAGAGCTTCAGACATCTCAACTGTTCTCTACGAGACGACGAGTCCACGCCGCCTCACTCCCCG AGCTGTGTGGAGCTGGGGAAGCGGGCTCCGACCCCCATCAGAGAGAAGGAGGTGACTCTGTGTATGAAATGTCAGGAGCCGTTCAACTCCATCACCAAGAGACGGCACCACTGCAAGGCCTGCGGACAC GTGGTTTGTGGGAAATGTTCAGAGTTTCGTGCTCGCCTTTCGTATGACAACAACCGCACCAACCGTGTTTGCATCGACTGCCATGCCATGCTGGTGGGGGCGTCGCCGTCGCCCGCCCTgctgagcagcagcagcagccagagGAGGCGCTCCATCCTGGAG AAACAGGCCTCCCTGGCAGCGGAGCACAGTGTGATTTGTAGTTTTTTGCACCACATGGAGAAAGGGAGTGGGCGAGGATGGCAGAAAGCCTGGTTCGTCGTCCCGGAGAACGAGCCGCTGGTGCTCTACATCTACGGAGCTCCACAG GATGTGAAGGCGCAGCGCAGCGTTCCTCTGATTGGCTTTGAGGTCTCCCTCCCCGAGTCATGTGACCGCCTCGAGCGCCGCCACGCCTTCAAGATCTCCCAGAGTCACCTGACGCTGTTCTTCAGCGCCGACTGTGAGGAGCTGCAGCGACGGTGGATCGACGTCCTGCTGCGCGCCGGGAGGGGGGAGGAGCCTCAGGTGCATCGGCCAATCGTGGAGAgcgtggaggaggagggggaggagcttgcgACCGTAGCAGAGGACGAGAACACGTGA